One window of the Trifolium pratense cultivar HEN17-A07 linkage group LG2, ARS_RC_1.1, whole genome shotgun sequence genome contains the following:
- the LOC123908357 gene encoding probable WRKY transcription factor 4: protein MVGGGNGEWPSGGGFSPGPMTLISSLFGDNDDCKTFSELLAGAMLDVEHGGGRAAGGGGLLTAPPQQAQGQGYSNVQIQSEHAFSVSVLPTTTTSLTQVPAVTFNNIPQQLIPNYEESKTKSVDYSSNSEHRMQQSSFEKANDDGYNWRKYGQKQVKGCEFPRSYYKCTHPSCPVKKKVERDLVDGHVTQIIYKGEHIHQRPHPSKLTKENSNVQQDRVDYETCDSDEEGDNETEVDYEPDLKKRNTEVRLLDPSFSHGTVSKPKIIVQTTSDVDLLEDGYRWRKYGQKVVKGNPYPRSYYKCTTPGCNVRKHVERASTDRKAVMTTYEGKHNHDVPTAKTNSHTLASNNSASQLKSQNVIPEMHNMNRRGQQPSTVARLRLKEEHSA, encoded by the exons ATGGTTGGGGGTGGAAATGGAGAGTGGCCTAGTGGTGGTGGGTTTAGTCCTGGTCCCATGACTTTGATTTCCAGCTTGTTCGGGGACAACGATGACTGTAAGACGTTCTCAGAGCTCCTCGCTGGCGCCATGTTGGATGTGGAGCATGGAGGAGGAAGAGCTGCTGGTGGTGGTGGTTTGTTAACAGCTCCACCTCAG CAAGCACAAGGACAAGGCTACTCCAATGTTCAAATTCAATCTGAACATGCATTTTCTGTATCAGTACTACCTACTACTACTACCTCATTGACACAAGTTCCTGCAGTTACATTCAATAACATTCCACAACAACTGATACCAAATTATGAGGAATCAAAGACAAAATCAGTCGATTATTCTTCTAACTCAGAACATAGAATGCAGCAGTCTTCTTTTGAGAAGGCTAATGATGACGGCTACAACTGGAGGAAGTATGGACAAAAACAAGTCAAAGGTTGCGAGTTTCCTCGAAGTTATTATAAGTGCACACATCCTAGCTGTCCTGTGAAGAAGAAAGTCGAACGCGATCTTGTTGATGGTCATGTTactcaaattatttataaagGAGAGCACATTCATCAACGCCCTCATCCTAGCAAGCTCACAAAAGAGAATTCAAATGTGCAACAAGATCGCGTAGATTATGAAACATGTGACAGTGATGAAGAAGGAGATAATGAAACTGAAGTAGATTATGAACCTGATCTCAAGAAAAG AAACACAGAAGTTAGGCTCCTAGATCCATCCTTTTCACATGGGACTGTCTCAAAGCCTAAAATCATTGTACAAACAACAAGTGATGTGGATCTCTTAGAGGACGGATATAGATGGCGTAAATATGGCCAGAAAGTTGTCAAAGGCAACCCATATCCAAG GAGCTATTACAAATGCACAACTCCAGGTTGCAATGTTCGGAAGCATGTCGAGAGGGCTTCAACGGATCGTAAAGCTGTCATGACAACATATGAAGGAAAACATAATCATGATGTGCCAACAGCTAAGACTAATAGCCACACCCTTGCTAGCAATAATAGTGCATCACAACTAAAATCACAAAATGTCATACCCGAGATGCATAATATGAACAGAAGGGGTCAGCAGCCTTCAACAGTGGCACGTCTAAGGTTGAAGGAAGAACATAGTGCATAg